Proteins encoded in a region of the Paenibacillus sp. E222 genome:
- a CDS encoding GDSL-type esterase/lipase family protein, whose product MKKRNLDSAPWIWRTISTVSILTTLLLLFGFGYAIKDVIFPEGDAQLGTGQQTTSPAKENGQSKPAVNDGKIRMAVIGDSLARGTGDDEGLGFVRRAGNLLKDQGYDVQVLNNMGVNGLRTDALLNKLDEQGVRYVLQQSNFILLSIGANDLFQGGQVLQGEDAPTAETLAAALPETSKRLQEILKKVKEINPDAQIAYIGLYNPFGDVKELKEPGNAVVAAWNDAAMKVLNNEDKMTLVPTFDLFENHLGQYLSSDHFHPNGEGYEQIAVRIAQEYQAGTPAEGSGK is encoded by the coding sequence ATGAAAAAAAGAAATCTTGATTCAGCGCCATGGATCTGGAGAACCATTAGTACAGTATCCATATTAACAACATTACTGCTGTTATTTGGATTTGGATACGCCATTAAAGACGTTATTTTTCCTGAGGGAGATGCCCAATTAGGTACAGGACAGCAAACAACGTCACCTGCCAAGGAAAACGGACAATCAAAGCCTGCGGTGAATGATGGCAAAATTCGAATGGCTGTGATTGGTGATTCCCTGGCAAGAGGTACAGGGGATGACGAAGGGCTTGGATTTGTAAGACGGGCAGGTAATTTGCTCAAAGATCAGGGATATGATGTGCAGGTGCTGAACAATATGGGTGTGAATGGTTTGAGAACAGACGCATTGTTGAACAAGTTAGATGAACAGGGCGTACGTTATGTCTTACAGCAATCCAACTTTATACTGTTGTCGATCGGAGCCAATGATCTGTTCCAGGGTGGACAGGTTCTCCAGGGAGAAGACGCGCCAACGGCAGAAACACTTGCTGCGGCGTTACCGGAGACGTCGAAGCGTTTGCAGGAGATTTTGAAGAAAGTGAAAGAAATTAACCCTGATGCACAGATTGCCTACATAGGGCTATACAATCCGTTTGGGGATGTGAAAGAACTCAAAGAGCCAGGAAATGCGGTTGTAGCTGCATGGAACGATGCTGCAATGAAGGTTCTGAACAACGAGGACAAGATGACACTTGTGCCTACATTTGATCTGTTTGAAAATCACCTGGGACAGTATTTGTCGTCAGATCATTTTCATCCCAATGGAGAAGGCTACGAGCAGATTGCGGTTCGGATTGCACAGGAATATCAGGCAGGGACTCCAGCAGAAGGGAGCGGAAAATAA
- a CDS encoding ABC transporter ATP-binding protein: protein MAQEQTDSVLSVHHLKKKIGRKWIIKDVTFDVKPGEIFGFLGPNGAGKTTTIRMLVDLIKPTEGKIQVCGYDVNRDPERALKYVGSIVENPEVYTYLTGWENLEHFARMQPGVDNDRIQEVVDIVRLDQRIHDKVRTYSLGMRQRLGIAQALLGRPRLLILDEPTNGLDPKGIKELRVFIKQLASEGMAVFVSSHLLSEIQLLCDRVAIISAGRVLAVGGVNELIEDHSKLAIWHVTPLEEGKKMLLNAGVSLVDRPADVMDDTIVAGLGLNAVVAEMHEDRIPALVQQMVQAGIQVEGVQRIQPTLEQLFLKMTEGESIE, encoded by the coding sequence ATGGCACAAGAACAGACTGATTCCGTATTGTCCGTGCATCATCTGAAGAAAAAGATTGGACGCAAATGGATCATTAAGGATGTCACTTTTGATGTTAAACCAGGTGAAATTTTCGGTTTTCTGGGGCCCAATGGTGCCGGGAAAACAACTACCATCCGGATGTTAGTCGATCTGATTAAACCGACAGAAGGCAAAATTCAAGTCTGCGGATATGATGTCAATCGTGATCCTGAACGGGCCTTGAAATACGTCGGTTCCATTGTTGAAAACCCGGAAGTGTACACGTATTTGACCGGATGGGAGAATCTTGAGCATTTTGCCCGTATGCAGCCCGGTGTAGATAATGACCGTATTCAGGAAGTTGTGGATATTGTACGTCTCGATCAGCGGATTCATGATAAAGTAAGAACCTACTCTCTGGGGATGCGTCAACGACTTGGCATTGCACAGGCATTGCTTGGTCGCCCACGGCTGCTGATTCTGGATGAGCCAACGAACGGACTTGATCCCAAAGGGATTAAGGAACTTCGTGTCTTTATCAAACAGCTTGCAAGCGAAGGCATGGCAGTATTCGTCAGTAGTCATTTGCTCAGCGAGATCCAGCTTCTTTGTGACAGGGTGGCAATTATCAGTGCCGGGCGCGTGCTTGCAGTTGGCGGCGTCAATGAACTGATTGAAGACCATTCCAAATTGGCAATATGGCATGTTACTCCGTTGGAGGAAGGTAAAAAAATGCTGTTGAATGCAGGTGTTTCCCTGGTGGATCGGCCTGCGGATGTTATGGACGATACCATTGTTGCAGGGCTTGGTCTGAATGCGGTCGTTGCTGAAATGCATGAAGATCGGATTCCCGCCTTAGTCCAGCAAATGGTGCAAGCCGGAATTCAGGTTGAAGGAGTGCAGCGGATTCAGCCTACGCTGGAACAGCTATTCTTAAAAATGACAGAAGGTGAATCCATTGAGTAA
- a CDS encoding ABC transporter permease — translation MSNIMPLIRNETIKMVKKKRLYIIFIVLAVLVPMFTYAQMKSAENNRDKFGGDWRLELQQAITDNQNSLGSDRVPEEYKKYRTVYIQQMQYYLENDINPKEPGGVTFTREFMNNAVGLFIPLLIMAIASDLVSGERTTGTIKMLLTRPVKRWKVLLSKLITLIMFVSIIVVSAYVICYVISGAVFGYKGFGMPIFTGFKVVGTDVDMSAVHAVDQWLYMLMQAGLIWFVSIIVAMLAFMVSVLVRSTAASIVIMMAALIAGTILTSMAASWQSAKYLFMVNLELPNYLSGGLPPIEGMNLGFSLIVLSVWGIASLFVSFIVFTKRDILN, via the coding sequence TTGAGTAACATCATGCCGCTGATCCGAAACGAAACGATCAAGATGGTAAAGAAAAAACGTCTTTATATTATTTTTATCGTGCTCGCGGTCCTGGTTCCGATGTTTACGTATGCCCAGATGAAATCTGCGGAAAATAATCGTGACAAGTTTGGCGGCGACTGGCGGCTTGAACTGCAACAAGCCATTACGGATAATCAGAACTCGCTTGGCAGTGACCGGGTACCTGAAGAGTACAAAAAGTACAGGACTGTGTACATCCAGCAAATGCAATACTATCTGGAGAATGACATCAATCCGAAGGAGCCTGGTGGTGTAACTTTTACGCGGGAATTCATGAATAACGCAGTTGGATTGTTTATCCCACTGCTCATTATGGCGATTGCTTCGGATCTGGTATCTGGTGAGCGCACCACAGGTACGATTAAAATGCTTCTGACCCGTCCCGTCAAACGTTGGAAAGTGTTGCTGAGTAAGCTCATCACGTTGATTATGTTCGTGTCGATTATTGTGGTGTCAGCGTACGTTATCTGTTATGTCATCTCGGGAGCGGTATTCGGATATAAAGGTTTCGGTATGCCGATCTTTACCGGATTCAAGGTTGTGGGTACAGATGTCGATATGTCAGCAGTCCATGCTGTGGACCAGTGGTTGTATATGCTAATGCAGGCAGGGCTGATCTGGTTTGTCAGTATCATTGTGGCGATGCTTGCCTTCATGGTCTCTGTATTAGTGCGAAGTACAGCAGCAAGTATTGTCATCATGATGGCAGCACTCATAGCAGGAACTATTCTCACCAGTATGGCGGCATCCTGGCAGTCAGCCAAATATTTGTTTATGGTTAACCTCGAACTTCCGAATTATTTGTCTGGCGGATTGCCACCAATCGAAGGGATGAATTTAGGTTTTTCCCTTATTGTGCTTAGTGTTTGGGGCATTGCTTCACTCTTTGTGTCATTCATTGTCTTTACGAAACGGGATATCTTGAATTAA
- the parE gene encoding DNA topoisomerase IV subunit B, with protein sequence MVEQIDMSAGSTGGGQGSSGYDADDIQVLEGLVAVRKRPGMYIGSTSTSGLHHLVWEIVDNAVDEHLAKFCSKIDITLHKDGSVTVQDNGRGIPTGIHKTGIPTPQVVFTILHAGGKFGGSGYKKSGGLHGVGASVTNALSEWLEVEIFRDGKIHRQRFEYWQDKKGVEHVGEPVSGLEVLGNTNRTGTKVTFKPDIRVFQNGIQFNYDTLAERLQEIAFLNSGLRIVLKDERSGNQDEYMYEGGASQFVAFLNENKDVLHDVIHFYAEKDDIEVEVAIQYNAGYTETLASFVNSIPTRGGGTHETGFRAAYTRVMNDYARRTSMIKEKDKNLEGNDLREGMMAVISVKMSEVEFVGQTKDQLGSASARSAVDSVVSENIQRFLEENPQVAQTLIRKAVQASRAREAARKARDEMRTGKKRSESSNLNGKLTPAQSKDFTRNELFIVEGDSAGGSAKQGRDSKIQAILPLKGKPLNPEKAKLADILKNEEYRAITSAIGAGIGTEFAVEDSNYSKIIIMTDADTDGAHIQVLLLTFFYRYMKPLIDAGKIYIAQPPLYKLTRKSGKMASVRYAWTDEELANYMKEFGNNVELQRYKGLGEMNPDQLWETTMNPETRALLKVEIVDAAKAERRVSTLMGDKVDPRKRWIVENVDFTEYEE encoded by the coding sequence ATGGTCGAGCAAATCGATATGTCGGCAGGTTCGACAGGCGGAGGACAAGGGTCTTCAGGCTACGACGCGGACGACATTCAAGTACTTGAAGGACTGGTAGCGGTACGGAAACGGCCGGGGATGTACATCGGCAGCACCAGTACTTCGGGTCTACATCATTTGGTATGGGAAATCGTGGATAACGCTGTCGACGAACATCTCGCCAAATTCTGCTCCAAAATCGATATCACGCTGCATAAGGACGGTTCTGTTACGGTTCAGGATAACGGAAGGGGAATTCCGACAGGTATACATAAAACAGGGATTCCTACTCCCCAGGTCGTGTTTACGATTTTGCACGCAGGCGGAAAGTTCGGTGGATCAGGATATAAAAAATCCGGCGGTTTGCACGGTGTAGGTGCGTCAGTTACAAACGCATTGTCCGAATGGCTTGAAGTCGAGATTTTCCGTGATGGCAAGATTCATCGTCAACGATTCGAGTATTGGCAAGACAAAAAAGGCGTTGAGCATGTCGGAGAACCGGTGTCTGGTCTCGAAGTATTGGGCAATACCAATCGAACGGGAACCAAAGTTACGTTTAAACCGGATATTCGGGTGTTCCAGAACGGCATTCAATTTAATTATGATACACTGGCAGAACGTCTTCAGGAGATTGCTTTTCTGAATTCGGGTCTGAGAATTGTGCTCAAGGACGAACGGTCAGGCAATCAGGATGAGTACATGTACGAAGGCGGAGCAAGCCAGTTTGTTGCTTTTCTTAACGAAAATAAAGATGTGCTGCATGATGTCATTCACTTCTATGCGGAGAAGGATGACATTGAGGTCGAAGTAGCGATTCAGTATAACGCGGGTTATACCGAAACGCTGGCGTCGTTCGTGAACTCGATTCCCACTAGGGGCGGCGGTACACATGAGACCGGATTCAGAGCCGCTTATACACGTGTGATGAATGACTACGCACGGCGTACCAGCATGATCAAAGAAAAAGATAAAAACCTCGAAGGCAATGATCTTCGTGAAGGCATGATGGCGGTCATCAGTGTCAAAATGTCGGAGGTTGAATTCGTAGGCCAAACGAAGGATCAACTCGGTAGCGCTTCCGCACGTAGCGCAGTGGATTCTGTCGTGTCCGAGAATATCCAGCGTTTTTTGGAAGAAAACCCGCAGGTTGCGCAAACGTTGATTCGCAAAGCGGTTCAGGCCTCCAGAGCCAGAGAAGCTGCACGAAAAGCTCGGGATGAGATGCGGACCGGCAAAAAACGCAGTGAAAGCTCCAACCTGAACGGCAAACTGACTCCGGCACAATCCAAGGATTTTACCCGAAATGAACTGTTTATTGTCGAAGGGGATTCCGCAGGGGGTTCAGCCAAACAGGGACGTGATTCCAAGATTCAGGCGATACTCCCGCTTAAGGGTAAACCACTCAATCCGGAAAAAGCGAAATTGGCTGATATCCTCAAAAATGAAGAATATCGTGCCATTACATCGGCCATCGGAGCAGGTATTGGAACCGAATTTGCAGTTGAAGACAGCAATTATTCCAAAATCATAATTATGACAGATGCCGACACAGATGGCGCACATATACAGGTATTGTTGCTGACTTTCTTCTACCGGTATATGAAACCGCTCATTGATGCAGGCAAAATATATATCGCTCAGCCGCCATTATACAAACTCACACGCAAATCAGGAAAAATGGCTAGTGTACGTTATGCCTGGACTGATGAAGAGCTGGCGAATTACATGAAAGAATTTGGAAACAATGTGGAGCTTCAACGTTATAAAGGACTTGGCGAGATGAACCCGGATCAACTGTGGGAGACAACGATGAACCCTGAAACACGCGCATTGCTCAAAGTAGAAATTGTCGATGCAGCAAAAGCGGAACGTCGTGTATCTACACTCATGGGTGATAAGGTTGATCCGCGCAAACGCTGGATTGTAGAGAACGTCGACTTTACAGAGTACGAAGAATAG
- the gyrA gene encoding DNA gyrase subunit A translates to MSLSEQFMPAFLEEVVGDRFGRYSKYIIQDRAIPDVRDGLKPVQRRILYAMYDSGNTPEKPYRKSAKTVGDVMGNYHPHGDSSIYDGMVRMAQPWKMGHMLVDGHGNWGSQDDDPAAAMRYTEARLSPIAMEMLRDIEKRTVLFKDNFDNTAKEPVVLPSRYPNLLVNGVSGISSGFATEIPPHNLRETIDACIAVMEKPSIELDEIMMFMKGPDFPTGGLIMGGDGILDAYRTGKGRIYLRSKTDIENMRGGKQQIVITEIPYQVVKSRLVTAMENIRLEKKVEGIAEVRDESGREGLRIVVELKKEADAQGILAYLLKKTDLQVTYNFNMVAIVNKAPQQLGLKSILEAYIAHQREVVTFRTRFELEKAEDRAHVLEGLVKALNILDEVIAAIKASKNRQDAQNNLMWMFGFSERQADSILTLQLYRLTNLEITSLEKELGELMKKIAQLRSILDSDRKLIGVIRKELMEIREKYGIDRRSAIQGEVEELKVNLEVLVNAEDVFVTLSKEGYIKRTGMQSFTRSGGERNASGVKEGDYIAQVLEVNTLENLLVFTQKGQYFLLPVHQVPEFKWKDPGTAIVNVIPLAKDDRISSVLAVKSFEEPDHSLVFVTRKGQVKRTELKEYVTKRSGAVAACKVGKDDEVLSVHLSTGGKDIMLITKEAMAIRFREDEVNPMGRVSGGVRGIQLKETDEVVSVLWVEGDEGEVAILSDLGYGKRSLLLDYALQSRGGKGLATFEFKEGKRVKPNGSRIAGAFYCREQRNVTVMTKEGQSHHISSEAVPITERKHIGKLLVHVDKQDEIVELMMDLTENQAASSS, encoded by the coding sequence ATGAGTCTATCAGAACAATTTATGCCGGCCTTTCTCGAAGAGGTCGTAGGTGACCGTTTCGGTCGCTACTCCAAATACATTATTCAGGACCGGGCCATTCCCGATGTACGGGATGGATTGAAGCCGGTGCAGCGGCGTATTCTTTACGCTATGTACGATTCAGGTAATACACCGGAGAAACCATATCGGAAGTCCGCAAAAACAGTTGGGGATGTTATGGGTAACTACCATCCTCACGGGGATTCCTCCATTTATGATGGTATGGTACGGATGGCACAGCCATGGAAAATGGGGCATATGCTTGTGGACGGTCATGGAAACTGGGGATCACAGGATGATGACCCGGCAGCGGCCATGCGGTATACGGAGGCCCGTTTGTCGCCCATCGCAATGGAGATGCTTCGCGATATCGAGAAACGGACTGTTCTGTTTAAGGATAATTTTGATAATACGGCCAAAGAACCGGTGGTATTACCATCCCGTTATCCGAATCTGCTGGTCAATGGTGTAAGTGGGATATCGTCTGGTTTTGCTACAGAGATTCCTCCACATAATTTGCGTGAAACCATTGATGCTTGTATTGCCGTAATGGAGAAGCCGTCAATTGAACTGGATGAAATCATGATGTTTATGAAGGGTCCGGATTTTCCAACAGGCGGATTAATCATGGGCGGCGACGGCATTCTGGATGCTTATCGCACAGGTAAAGGACGGATCTATCTCCGCTCCAAAACCGATATCGAGAATATGCGCGGTGGCAAACAACAAATCGTGATTACCGAGATTCCTTATCAGGTCGTAAAATCCCGTTTGGTTACGGCGATGGAGAACATCCGACTGGAGAAAAAGGTTGAAGGCATTGCCGAAGTACGGGATGAGAGTGGGCGTGAAGGCCTGCGTATCGTCGTTGAGCTGAAAAAAGAAGCAGATGCACAAGGGATTTTGGCTTATTTGCTGAAGAAAACCGATCTTCAAGTCACTTACAACTTCAACATGGTTGCGATTGTGAATAAAGCCCCACAGCAATTGGGATTGAAATCAATCCTAGAGGCTTATATTGCCCATCAGCGTGAAGTAGTAACGTTCCGTACCCGCTTTGAGCTGGAGAAGGCGGAAGACCGTGCACATGTGCTGGAAGGTCTGGTAAAAGCTCTTAACATCCTCGATGAGGTCATTGCGGCTATCAAAGCGTCGAAGAACCGTCAGGATGCTCAAAATAACCTGATGTGGATGTTTGGTTTCTCCGAACGACAGGCGGATTCCATTCTCACTTTGCAATTATACCGTTTGACCAACCTGGAGATTACTTCTCTGGAAAAGGAACTCGGCGAACTGATGAAGAAGATCGCGCAATTACGCTCTATTTTGGATAGTGACCGCAAGCTGATCGGAGTCATCCGCAAAGAGCTGATGGAGATTCGTGAGAAATATGGAATTGATCGTCGGTCAGCCATTCAAGGCGAAGTAGAAGAACTCAAGGTTAATCTGGAAGTGCTGGTGAACGCCGAAGATGTATTTGTCACCTTGTCCAAAGAGGGATACATCAAGCGTACAGGCATGCAATCATTCACACGATCCGGCGGGGAACGTAACGCAAGTGGTGTGAAGGAAGGCGATTATATCGCCCAGGTCCTTGAAGTTAACACGCTGGAGAACCTGCTGGTATTTACGCAGAAAGGCCAGTATTTCCTGTTGCCTGTACATCAGGTACCGGAATTCAAGTGGAAAGATCCGGGGACGGCAATCGTCAACGTTATTCCTCTGGCAAAAGACGATCGAATCTCAAGTGTGCTTGCTGTTAAATCCTTCGAAGAGCCGGATCACAGTCTGGTCTTTGTCACCCGCAAAGGGCAGGTTAAACGTACCGAGCTGAAGGAATACGTCACCAAGCGTTCCGGCGCAGTAGCCGCATGCAAAGTTGGCAAGGATGATGAGGTATTATCCGTTCATCTAAGCACAGGTGGCAAAGATATTATGCTGATCACCAAAGAAGCCATGGCTATCCGTTTCCGTGAGGATGAAGTAAATCCGATGGGGCGTGTGTCTGGAGGCGTACGTGGTATTCAGTTAAAAGAAACGGATGAAGTTGTATCTGTTCTGTGGGTGGAAGGCGATGAAGGCGAGGTTGCTATATTGTCTGACTTGGGTTATGGCAAACGCTCGTTACTGCTGGATTATGCTCTGCAGAGCCGTGGCGGCAAGGGACTGGCAACATTTGAATTCAAGGAAGGCAAACGGGTGAAACCGAACGGTAGCCGAATTGCCGGAGCATTCTATTGTCGGGAACAACGAAATGTAACGGTGATGACCAAGGAAGGTCAATCACATCACATTTCTTCCGAAGCTGTACCTATTACTGAACGGAAACATATTGGTAAATTGCTTGTGCATGTGGACAAACAGGATGAAATTGTGGAGCTTATGATGGATCTCACAGAGAATCAGGCAGCTTCTTCGTCCTAA
- a CDS encoding MarR family winged helix-turn-helix transcriptional regulator, with the protein MYNSDFAKCWSRLTKDYKLHMDHELAPSLTEAQLAVLEVLEDHEKMKPSDLIPFLATTPAAVTMLLDRMEKNGLIRRDRDDQDRRIVWISLSDKGRMETERGITIRNEFMNSVLSNISMHNQQLLVYLLGKMTTPKTKEHALSTS; encoded by the coding sequence ATGTATAATTCCGATTTTGCCAAGTGCTGGTCAAGGCTGACTAAGGACTACAAGCTGCATATGGATCATGAGCTGGCACCCTCGTTAACAGAGGCACAGCTGGCCGTACTGGAGGTTCTTGAGGATCATGAGAAGATGAAACCTTCCGATCTGATTCCTTTTCTGGCTACAACACCCGCAGCAGTAACGATGTTGTTGGATCGTATGGAGAAAAACGGACTGATTCGCCGGGACCGGGATGATCAGGATCGACGAATTGTATGGATATCCCTATCAGATAAGGGACGCATGGAGACCGAACGGGGAATCACGATTCGTAATGAATTTATGAATTCCGTTCTCAGCAATATTTCAATGCATAACCAGCAGTTGCTGGTTTATCTACTAGGCAAAATGACCACACCAAAAACAAAAGAGCATGCCTTGTCCACATCTTAA
- a CDS encoding MarR family winged helix-turn-helix transcriptional regulator, translating to MSDTYEVFYIINSFRQVNQMLFRVFWNENKEIELTSIQFMVLSILRERPSIGINEVADLCHMGSSSMSAVVERLVKGEYIVRTRSDSDRRSVKLQITDKGEKAQQETHRLWMERVSPILDIPKEDLEHLLRIHNQMMEKLEGREMNNQ from the coding sequence ATGTCTGACACATACGAAGTATTCTACATTATTAATTCGTTTCGGCAGGTCAATCAAATGCTCTTCCGGGTATTCTGGAATGAAAACAAGGAAATTGAGCTCACTTCAATTCAATTCATGGTGTTATCCATTCTGAGAGAGCGCCCTTCAATTGGTATCAATGAAGTGGCTGACCTCTGTCATATGGGCAGCAGCTCCATGAGCGCTGTGGTGGAGCGCCTGGTCAAGGGTGAGTACATTGTGCGAACACGTTCCGACTCGGACCGCCGATCCGTAAAGCTTCAGATTACGGATAAAGGGGAAAAGGCCCAGCAGGAAACACACCGTTTGTGGATGGAGCGGGTGTCACCGATTCTGGATATCCCGAAGGAAGACCTTGAGCACCTGCTAAGAATTCATAATCAAATGATGGAAAAGCTAGAAGGAAGAGAGATGAACAACCAATGA
- a CDS encoding DHA2 family efflux MFS transporter permease subunit: MSTTAAAAPSSAMDNIKKGPIVAALLIGAFVAFLNQTLMNVALPKIMEDLGIGANKAQWLTTGYMLVNGVLIPVTAYLIAKFSTRQIFITAMTLFTLGTLVCGLSPNFGILMVGRVIQAAGAGILMPLMTVVFLTIFPIEKRGQAMGTMGIAMILAPAIGPTLSGYVVEHYSWRLLFYIILPFSVIATAIGIAFVKNVTRQSKPKLDYPGVILSTLGFGSLLYGFSDAGTDGWGSAIVIACLVVGAISLILFVIRQMTTDHPLLEFRIFKYNMYTLTTIINMLVTMAMFAGMILLPIFLQNIRGFSPIESGLLMMPGAILMGIMSPITGRIFDKVGARWLSVAGLAITAVTTWGLSRLSIDTTYGYMMFIYTARMFGMSMLMMPIQTAGLNQLPQRLNAHGTAMSNTLRTVAGAIGTAILVTIMSSKLKSHLADTLATGQISPDDKAAMLRATADATIYGVNYAFVVATAMTVVALLLAFFIRKTKPATEPVTTEQQKVNATA, encoded by the coding sequence ATGAGTACTACTGCAGCAGCAGCGCCATCCTCTGCGATGGACAACATTAAGAAAGGCCCGATTGTGGCCGCATTGTTAATCGGTGCATTCGTCGCCTTCCTGAACCAAACTTTGATGAACGTAGCTCTTCCTAAAATTATGGAGGACCTCGGCATCGGAGCGAATAAAGCCCAATGGCTAACTACGGGTTATATGCTCGTCAATGGTGTGTTGATTCCGGTTACGGCGTATCTGATCGCCAAATTCTCAACACGTCAAATTTTCATTACGGCCATGACGCTCTTTACATTAGGGACCTTGGTCTGTGGTCTAAGTCCGAACTTTGGTATTCTGATGGTCGGTCGTGTTATTCAAGCGGCAGGGGCAGGTATCCTGATGCCTCTGATGACGGTTGTATTCTTGACCATCTTCCCGATTGAGAAGCGTGGTCAGGCTATGGGTACGATGGGGATCGCGATGATTCTCGCTCCTGCCATTGGACCGACACTGTCAGGTTATGTGGTTGAGCATTATTCCTGGAGACTGTTGTTCTATATCATTTTGCCATTCTCCGTGATTGCAACTGCAATCGGTATTGCGTTTGTCAAAAATGTAACACGTCAATCCAAACCTAAATTGGACTATCCAGGTGTTATTTTATCCACACTCGGTTTTGGTAGCTTGTTGTACGGCTTCAGTGATGCGGGTACAGACGGATGGGGCAGTGCAATTGTAATTGCATGTCTGGTCGTAGGGGCCATTTCCCTGATCCTGTTCGTTATTAGACAGATGACAACCGATCATCCGCTGTTGGAGTTCCGTATTTTCAAATACAACATGTATACATTAACAACGATCATTAACATGCTTGTTACGATGGCGATGTTCGCTGGTATGATTTTGCTTCCGATTTTCTTGCAAAATATTCGTGGATTCTCACCGATTGAATCTGGTTTGCTGATGATGCCGGGCGCCATCCTGATGGGGATTATGTCTCCAATCACAGGTCGCATCTTCGATAAAGTCGGAGCACGCTGGTTGTCCGTTGCCGGCCTTGCCATTACCGCTGTCACAACTTGGGGGCTCAGCCGACTGTCGATTGACACTACTTATGGTTACATGATGTTTATCTACACAGCTCGTATGTTCGGTATGTCGATGTTGATGATGCCAATTCAAACAGCGGGTCTGAATCAGCTTCCACAGCGCCTGAATGCACATGGTACAGCGATGTCCAACACATTGCGTACAGTTGCGGGTGCAATTGGTACAGCGATTCTTGTTACGATTATGAGCAGCAAGCTGAAATCCCATCTGGCTGATACTTTGGCAACTGGTCAAATCTCTCCAGATGATAAGGCTGCGATGCTTCGTGCTACTGCAGATGCAACAATTTACGGCGTAAACTATGCGTTTGTTGTAGCGACAGCGATGACTGTAGTTGCACTGCTGCTGGCGTTCTTTATCCGTAAAACAAAACCGGCTACTGAACCTGTAACCACTGAGCAACAAAAAGTGAATGCAACAGCTTAA
- a CDS encoding MGMT family protein, translated as MTPFTKQVVAIIAAIPEGKVMTYGQIAAHAGSPRAARQVVRILHSMSRKERLPWHRVVNAKGLIAIPDEHSRLMQESELISEGVEFQMDGSINLRLFGHDPGPAFLLDLDVSTDEE; from the coding sequence ATGACACCGTTTACGAAACAGGTCGTCGCTATCATCGCAGCAATCCCTGAAGGAAAAGTCATGACGTATGGACAGATCGCCGCTCATGCAGGCAGCCCAAGAGCTGCCAGACAGGTTGTACGCATTCTGCACTCCATGAGCCGGAAGGAGCGCCTTCCCTGGCACCGCGTCGTCAACGCCAAAGGGCTGATAGCCATTCCCGACGAGCATTCCCGTTTGATGCAGGAGTCGGAGCTCATTAGCGAGGGCGTTGAATTTCAGATGGATGGAAGCATCAACCTCCGACTCTTTGGTCATGATCCTGGTCCTGCCTTCCTACTTGATCTTGATGTATCGACCGATGAAGAATAA